A stretch of Malus sylvestris chromosome 11, drMalSylv7.2, whole genome shotgun sequence DNA encodes these proteins:
- the LOC126588823 gene encoding leucine-rich repeat receptor-like protein kinase PXC1, with amino-acid sequence MSPTKMPSRRGFNLFLKGLICIGVFSFSIAVCMGGESPEFEALLQFIRAVDPQDVLKVGQNAPMRQNPCIHKWKGVTCNSLATSITEIKLENLNLSGILDVSSLCNLPNLRVVSLARNQIGGTISTSILHCTRLTYLNISSNVLSGRIPKALTKLKYLRRLDISNNHFISTASRSEEGVQPIHTYVKKSRRLQRHGAMKQEKVVNSVAVETESERPSSGSGSDSDTSRPWYKRYECMMPLIVGLGFFLLFMYFAGRKAAKLAEEREILKSLRDSPQNMPPPKVQEGEKPVENRSELVFFVEEHESFKLEDLLEATADLRNQSFCSSLYKVILKNNALYAVKRLKKLQVPFEEFGQTMRQIGIIKHPNILPLVGYNSTNEEKLLIYKFQSNGSLLNLLESYTEGKRDFPWRLRLSIARGISKGLDFIYQRSDDCIPHGNLKLSNILLDDNDEPLISEYGLSSFFNPKKGCTISSNGYTAPEKMLSEKGDVYSFGVILLELLTGKTVEGTGIDLPKWVTAMVKEEWTGEVFDKEVAKAAKEWAFPLLNIALKCVSASPTNRPTAENVYGKIEEVINDTPNSSDCTTECSGYQDNCCILHSIIPETWDSPGSNY; translated from the exons ATGAGTCCAACAAAAATGCCGAGCAGGAGAGGTTTCAATCTGTTTCTGAAGGGACTGATATGCATTGGGGTGTTTTCTTTCTCAATCGCGGTATGCATGGGAGGCGAGTCACCAGAGTTTGAAGCTTTGCTGCAATTCATTAGAGCTGTTGATCCTCAAGATGTACTTAAAGTTGGCCAGAATGCACCTATGCGGCAAAATCCCTGCATACATAAGTGGAAGGGTGTGACATGCAACTCACTCGCTACTTCGATAACAGAAATCAAGCTTGAAAATTTGAATCTTAGTGGCATACTTGATGTAAGTTCACTATGTAATCTCCCGAATCTTCGAGTTGTTAGCCTAGCAAGAAACCAAATTGGGGGAACTATTTCTACCTCAATATTGCACTGCACAAGGCTAACATATTTGAATATAAGCAGCAATGTTCTGAGTGGAAGGATACCCAAGGCTCTGACTAAACTGAAATATCTGAGGAGACTGGACATCTCCAACAATCATTTTATTAGCACCGCCTCACGCTCTGAAGAGGGAGTTCAGCCGATTCATACATACGTGAAGAAATCGAGGAGATTACAGAGACATGGTGCCATGAAGCAGGAAAAGGTAGTAAATTCAGTGGCCGTAGAGACAGAGTCCGAGAGACCAAGCAGTGGCAGTGGAAGTGATTCAGATACATCTAGACCGTGGTACAAGAGATATGAATGCATGATGCCATTAATTGTGGGGCTTGGCTTCTTTCTCTTGTTCATGTACTTTGCGGGAAGGAAGGCTGCTAAGTTAGCTGAAGAGAGGGAGATTCTCAAATCGCTTCGAGACTCGCCTCAGAATATGCCGCCTCCTAAGGTTCAAGAGGGAGAGAAGCCAGTGGAGAACCGGTCGGAGCTCGTCTTCTTTGTTGAAGAACATGAAAGTTTTAAATTGGAAGACCTCCTTGAAGCCACAGCTGACTTGAGAAACCAGTCCTTTTGCAGCAGCCTTTACAAGGTAATACTGAAAAACAATGCCCTATATGCAGTCAAAAGATTGAAGAAATTGCAAGTACCCTTTGAGGAGTTTGGCCAAACAATGAGACAAATAGGGATTATAAAGCATCCCAACATTCTACCACTTGTTGGTTACAATTCCACTAATGAAGAAAAACTTTTGATCTACAAGTTTCAAAGCAATGGAAGTCTGCTAAACCTGCTTGAGA GCTACACAGAAGGTAAGAGGGATTTTCCATGGAGGCTTCGGCTCTCCATAGCACGCGGTATTTCAAAGGGGCTAGACTTCATATATCAGAGGTCTGATGACTGCATCCCTCATGGGAATCTCAAGCTTTCAAATATCCTCTTAGATGACAATGATGAACCACTGATTAGCGAGTACGGGCTTTCAAGTTTCTTCAACCCCAAGAAAGGGTGTACCATTTCCTCCAATGGTTACACAGCCCCAGAGAAAATGTTATCAGAAAAGGGAGATGTTTATAGCTTCGGCGTGATTCTTCTGGAGTTACTAACAGGCAAAACTGTTGAAGGAACTGGGATAGACCTTCCTAAGTGGGTGACTGCCATGGTTAAGGAGGAGTGGACTGGGGAGGTCTTCGACAAGGAGGTTGCTAAAGCTGCAAAAGAATGGGCATTTCCTCTTCTCAACATTGCCCTCAAGTGTGTATcagcttcacctacaaacagGCCAACTGCGGAAAATGTTTACGGAAAGATTGAAGAGGTTATAAATGACACTCCAAATTCATCGGATTGTACTACAGAGTGTAGTGGCTACCAAGACAACTGCTGTATCCTTCACTCCATCATACCTGAGACCTGGGACAGTCCTGGATCAAATTATTAA